The Oncorhynchus nerka isolate Pitt River linkage group LG9a, Oner_Uvic_2.0, whole genome shotgun sequence genome has a segment encoding these proteins:
- the LOC115134189 gene encoding gastricsin-like: protein MKCLVIVLVCAVIAEGIHRIPLVKHKSIRERMMEKGERLPYQDPALKYFPSEFASSATMYINNYADTTYYGAITIGTPPQSFQVLFDTGSANLWVDSVLCNTQACNTHTKFNPQQSSTYSANGQTFYLPYGAGSLSGVFGYDTVNVGGIVINNQEIGLSTDEPGQNFVVAQFDGILGLSYPSISAGQETPVMDNMMSQNLLQANIFAFYLTSDGQQGSELSFGGVDNTKYQGQIYWTPVTSQTYWQIGIQGFQINGQETGWCGQGCQAIVDTGTSMLTAPTQIMGTLMQSIGAQQDQYGQYTVNCNQINSLPTLTFTINGVNFPLPPSAYIQQNNQVCSVGITPTYLPSQNGQPLWILGDVFLMQYYSVYDRTGNQVGFATAA from the exons ATGAAGTGTCTGGTTATTGTGCTGGTATGTGCAGTGATCGCTGAGGGAATCCACAG GATCCCTCTGGTGAAGCATAAGTCAATCCGTGAGAGAATGATGGAGAAAGGAGAACGCCTGCCCTACCAAGACCCCGCTCTCAAATACTTTCCTAGCGAGTTCGCTAGCTCCGCCACCATGTACATCAACAACTACGCCGAC ACCACCTACTATGGAGCCATCACCATCGGTACTCCCCCCCAGTCCTTCCAGGTGTTGTTTGACACTGGCTCTGCCAACCTGTGGGTTGACTCTGTACTCTGCAACACTCAGGCCTGCA ACACCCACACAAAGTTCAACCCCCAGCAGTCGTCCACCTACTCAGCTAATGGGCAAACTTTCTACCTGCCCTACGGAGCTGGCAGTCTCAGTGGAGTCTTCGGATACGACACCGTCAAC GTCGGTGGTattgtcatcaacaaccaggAGATTGGTCTGAGTACTGACGAGCCAGGTCAGAATTTTGTTGTGGCCCAGTTTGATGGTATCCTTGGCCTGTCCTACCCTTCCATCTCAGCCGGACAAGAGACTCCCGTCATGGACAACATGATGTCTCAGAACCTTCTGCAGGCTAACATATTTGCATTCTACCTGACCAG CGACGGCCAGCAGGGCAGTGAGCTGTCGTTCGGAGGAGTGGACAACACCAAGTATCAGGGTCAGATCTACTGGACTCCCGTCACCTCCCAGACATACTGGCAGATCGGCATCCAAGG GTTCCAGATCAACGGTCAGGAGACAGGGTGGTGTGGGCAGGGCTGCCAGGCCATCGTGGATACAGGCACCTCCATGCTGACTGCACCGACACAGATCATGGGAACGCTGATGCAGTCCATTGGAGCCCAGCAGGACCAGTACGGACAG TACACAGTGAACTGTAACCAGATCAACAGCCTGCCTACTCTCACCTTCACCATCAATGGAGTCAACTTCCCCCTGCCGCCATCTGCATACATTCAGCAG AACAACCAGGTCTGCTCCGTGGGGATCACCCCCACCTACCTGCCGTCCCAGAACGGACAGCCCCTGTGGATTTTGGGAGATGTATTCCTCATGCAGTACTACTCAGTCTACGACCGCACAGGCAACCAAGTGGGCTTTGCCACCGCAGCCTAA